From Brassica oleracea var. oleracea cultivar TO1000 chromosome C3, BOL, whole genome shotgun sequence, a single genomic window includes:
- the LOC106332623 gene encoding vacuolar iron transporter homolog 2.1, with amino-acid sequence MASNFELSERSSPKQHRISPRADKEEVDYMQRAQWLRAALLGANDGLVTVASLMMGVGSIKEDVKAMLLVGFAGLVAGACSMAIGEFVSVCTQRDIETAQMKRASETKTSLPAIDEQYEEEKKERLPNPGQAALASALAFSVGAAMPLLAAVFIENHKVRMAVVAIVATLALLVFGVTGAVLGKTSVFKSSVRVVIGGWMAMALTFGLTKFIGSEAMQI; translated from the exons ATGGCTTCCAACTTTGAGCTTTCAGAAAGAAGCAGCCCAAAACAACATAGAATCAGTCCTAGAGCCGATAAGGAGGAGGTGGACTACATGCAGAGAGCTCAGTGGCTAAGAGCTGCCTTGCTCGGAGCCAACGATGGTCTGGTCACAGTCGCGTCTCTCATGATGGGTGTTGGTTCTATCAAAGAAGACGTAAAAGCAATGTTGCTTGTTGGTTTTGCCGGCCTTGTAGCAGGTGCGTGCAGTATGGCCATTGGAGAGTTTGTGTCTGTGTGCACACAAAGGGATATTGAAACTGCTCAGATGAAGAGAGCTAGTGAGACTAAGACATCACTACCAGCAATCGACGAACAATATGAG GAGGAGAAGAAAGAGCGGCTTCCAAATCCAGGACAAGCAGCACTGGCATCAGCGTTAGCATTTTCAGTGGGAGCAGCAATGCCGCTTCTTGCAGCTGTATTCATAGAGAATCATAAGGTAAGAATGGCGGTGGTAGCGATTGTGGCCACCCTGGCATTATTGGTGTTTGGAGTGACCGGTGCGGTCCTGGGAAAAACAAGTGTGTTCAAGTCAAGCGTTAGGGTGGTGATTGGTGGTTGGATGGCTATGGCTCTTACCTTTGGTCTTACCAAGTTCATTGGTTCGGAAGCCATGCAAATCTAG